Below is a genomic region from Nymphalis io chromosome 16, ilAglIoxx1.1, whole genome shotgun sequence.
ATATTCACTAATCTAAGGCAGAGTAggtattaatatcaattaataaggGAAGGGGGGTTAGCCCCCCTTACCCTTTAATTTGACACTATTTCAGTCTAAAAATTATCCGtaaccgtaatccgtaacagcctgtgaatgtcccactgctgggctaaaggcctcctctcctctttttgaggagaaggtttggagcttattccaccacgctgctccaatgcgggttggtagaaaaaaaaaaaattaatatttcctaaAAATTATAGGAAATAATAATTCGGAGGTGACTAAATTTCAAAACTTTAATCATGAATATCTCGGTAACCATGGGTTTCTGCAGGGGGGGTAGTTGCACAGGGGGGTTGTATACCTCCCCCCGTAACCCTCCACAACATTTCCCACACAAAATCGGGATGCGATTTCTAAAGCCAACCCAAAATAAATGGTTTCGCTATTCTAAATGAAATCTTACAGGTATAGTTATcggttgaaaaataaaaactataacatacataatatgatacatcttgatttttgaaataaaatatctacataTTCCATTgacgatattaaaatttttatattgaattgtaTAAGTTTATCATCTATAATAAGGTATTGTAATATTTCTCTAAACTAATCACTACATCAATATATTGTGTGTTACCTCTCCTCTTGCCGGCTGACCCGGTTGAACGGTGTCTCCGGGGCCATCAAATAAATAGTACGACAACACCCCAGTTTCTGGATCCACTGCAAACCATCTCTGCTGCCATCCTTTTACAACATTTGTGTATTTGTATAGCTGACCAGAGAGTGGACGATTTGACCCTAAGCTTGTTGTTTTAATCATGATTtgtgtaatgttattttatttttctgagtagtgtcattattttatatttacatagaataaataaattgctgAGTATTGAATTATTGACAAAATGACAAATCGACAAGTTGGACAACATGATACTTTGATAAACCTACCTATCAATAGcccagaaatattttaatttctatacaaTGACCATTAATAATATCGAAAACTACATgactatgataataaaattgaatgtatatttttgtagcaAATTATGTGTTACGTTTGTCAATTAcaatatggaaaaaaatatcaaagatataatataaatatgtgattGTATAGAAAAGTAAAGAAATGACtacatttttatcatattaaacaGCCtcgtaataattgtaattgtaattttagtttttaaacgtAATCCTTGTTTTTTCTTCTTCTAGGCTTTGAAACTTGACTTTTAACGCTTTTCATAGTTTGACAATTAGTTGTCAAATTCGAAAATATAGAGTTATTTTTGTCACACTTTGTTATTGTTGACACTTGATGTTAACAAGTTTAAATTGCTagatatttaaacttataagtATAACTCAAAAATATAAGTCATAAAATGACTATAAAGTTAGTAAGAGTTGATGCCTCTAATTGCACAAAAATTCAATTAGGGCATGGTGAACACATTATTGGAAGAGGAAAACTTCTAGATGTGAgtcatattgtatttaatttctgatgtaaatttataagtaatataagttTTGCACATCTCGACTATCAGCAATGTAAACAATATTATCACATCTAATatctaaaagtatttatttattaaatacttctgGACATTTATtgtcatgattattttatgtattgcaAAATTGGAGTAATCAGAAATCAATCTGTGTGTTACAGTGCAATGATAAACGTATATCGCGTGAACATGGAGAATTGTTAATAGACGATTCTACAGTTACTATAAAAGCGGTAAGAATatagctaaatatattttaggcaattattatttattgaacgaATTACAAAACTTtggtattatatatgttataagacATAATAAACATTCGCTTTTTTTTAGTTGCACCTAAATCCTTGCTTTTTTAAACTAAAGGATTCAAAAGGAACAGAAATTTTACAACTAGGATCatctaaaatactaaataatggaGATCGATTTGGTCTCTTGCCTGATGATTTTTGGTATGAAATCATCTATTGCCCAGAGGGTGAGGATTTTGGTAGAAGTgattcagaaaaaaatacaGAAGAATATTCCCTAGCAGATGCTGTCCCTAGCGACAGCcatacattaaattcaaataaaattaaggttGATGGGTTGCATGCATCTAACATTAATAATGATGACACTTATAACAACAGTAGCAGACCAGAATCACCTTCCTTGTTAAGTAAGTACTTGCTTAAATTGAAGTATATAAGTTGTGGATAGAGTTGGCTCTCTTGATAAAATGTGaggattttaattaactttggtAATAAGGTTGGTGATAGCTTAATTCTGGGCTtaggtcaattttttttgtgcaAGTTcatctgggtatgtaccacccactcattagatattttattgcaaaatagcagtacttggtattgttgtgttgcggcttgaagggtgaatgagccaggtggcccatatgctcgtccgcctacctatagtataaaaaaaaattgccaaaaGAAACTagcagtaataaatataaaccttaAGAATTATTGATATGTGAATTGAGCttttaattacactgcctcactcacttTTCGACCCagaagcaataataataaatatacagaatAATTACTAATAGCTTTCATAGAATCATAAATGAGAGCAACCTAATATATTTTGgcaaataataagaattttttcATTTAAGGTATGCATAATGATGATACTATACAAGTAAATCAAAATAAGCcagtatcaaataataataagccaGTCCAACCTAAAGACACTGAGCCTAACTCGTCAAATTCACTCCAAAATCATTCTGATGAAGAAAAAACGGAAAATGGTGATGAGTCAAGTGAAAAAAGTCCATCAATCAAACGATCACACAGTCCAGACAGTTATGAtgtgaaaaaatttaaaacagtgAATGTTGTAGTGAAAGTAGAACCTGATGATGTGAGACCAGGACCAAGTGATACAGCGGTAATAATGGTTTTGACAATTTTCTTCATCAGAATTAGCAGTTTCAAGGCAGCTTTGCTTACATCTTGTTAATTAACTACATgttaaaacaaatcaaaatactttattcaaaatagaacCATTACATGTACTTTTTGCTCATCAAATTAGAACTGCCACTGGTTTGGAAAGAAATaccctgacctgagaagaacaggcaaaataaatacagctggtttttttttcattatatcttGTAATTAGGCCAGAAtttaattcccaaggtgtgctatcatccataatcccttttaactatatttttttgtgcAAAAGCATTTCTCtcctacttttttaaatttagcaaaagatttagtttttatttaagaaaggtactatattttttatagattgttTGTTGTTGGTAAATATATGTCATACTATAAATAGTTGATAAATGGCCTGgtacataaattgtttttttaatagtcacTTGCTTAAAATTGTCGAGgctaactataattaaaaatgcctgTGCTAATTGGCAAACAcaagaaattacaaaaatacaccttgattgattataactttaaacatttaattattgttatcttTGATAGTAATCTAATACTATATCTACATAGCCTCTATTATAAACGatgataacaaataataaattgcatACCAGTATCAAAATATTCCTGCTGCTTGAACACTAGGGCATTTCCGCTCTTTGACCATGAAAgatttgttataatttcttaattctAATGATTTTTCTTCTTGTAGGCTGGTGGTAATGTAAACGATGATGCTGCTTCAAGAGATAAGCCAAATAGACAGAGAGAAAGATGTATATATGGTGTTAATTGTTACAGGTgtgtaattttcataatttaaaaggtAAAAGGTTACAAAAGACCGATTCTGtaattcattttcatattcGAACTCACTTCGCAACTCATCTAAATAGAACGATTGGTATTCTGTAACAGTACGTCATTTCACGTGAAGTGATAAATGTGATGCGAGACGATAGTGCAACCACCCGTGATAccggtttttaaattaaattttcgattgtatattaaaaaaactacattttgtGTGTGTCACAAGATCTTATTTTACTGTCGTTTGTCTGAATATGAGAGTGTTTCTGCacaaaattttgtttacaaaaaaagagTGTTATCAACGTGTCAATCTCTACACATAAAGTCAATTATTGTTGGttgaaaatttgaatttgataccATTcagattcatatttttttttgtaaagataCTAGctataaactttataaagaaTCCCTGAAC
It encodes:
- the LOC126774512 gene encoding aprataxin and PNK-like factor isoform X2 encodes the protein MTIKLVRVDASNCTKIQLGHGEHIIGRGKLLDCNDKRISREHGELLIDDSTVTIKALHLNPCFFKLKDSKGTEILQLGSSKILNNGDRFGLLPDDFWYEIIYCPEGEDFGRSDSEKNTEEYSLADAVPSDSHTLNSNKIKVDGLHASNINNDDTYNNSSRPESPSLLSMHNDDTIQVNQNKPVSNNNKPVQPKDTEPNSSNSLQNHSDEEKTENGDESSEKSPSIKRSHSPDSYDVKKFKTVNVVVKVEPDDVRPGPSDTAAGGNVNDDAASRDKPNRQRERCIYGVNCYRRNPQHLAQFSHPRDADWGAGERGECPYGAACRKADARHWRCHDHPPGTLPPPRAGQKKRQKQNNPDVLPVQNIVTGKRIRRTIQRENWSDGDSDTEPDPFGTDESDEWEPDNLDYSEDI
- the LOC126774512 gene encoding aprataxin and PNK-like factor isoform X3, with translation MTIKLVRVDASNCTKIQLGHGEHIIGRGKLLDCNDKRISREHGELLIDDSTVTIKALHLNPCFFKLKDSKGTEILQLGSSKILNNGDRFGLLPDDFWYEIIYCPEGEDFGRSDSEKNTEEYSLADAVPSDSHTLNSNKIKVDGLHASNINNDDTYNNSSRPESPSLLSMHNDDTIQVNQNKPVSNNNKPVQPKDTEPNSSNSLQNHSDEEKTENGDESSEKSPSIKRSHSPDSYDVKKFKTVNVVVKVEPDDVRPGPSDTAAGGNVNDDAASRDKPNRQRERCIYGVNCYRRNPQHLAQFSHPRDADWGAGERGECPYGAACRKADARHWRCHDHPPGTLPPPRAGVQVVERRGNVFIINAQTVNFYDDHFEVEDTDGDSVDYDYEF